One Aphidius gifuensis isolate YNYX2018 linkage group LG5, ASM1490517v1, whole genome shotgun sequence genomic region harbors:
- the LOC122856584 gene encoding outer dense fiber protein 2 yields MNETVEEKKNQETPENDNNNNVDNASNNDDVKPAEEIDNDDKPTNNINQQIISSSSLSKLDEASNYHNDSIKSSIPMHDTAVMSEMKEAHVRSKMIQADMKILNEELNTLRDKSNMTNDDKELIEKKGTEVMERMKELEELTIKFAYFLGLSDTKIDDIERNPYSQHHLDQVKEEYNFDDKSVLESPLEPEPVYPEDSLPRVIICGNIEDGIPRIVVADSYRRISHHDNKNKNKNVNNIIAGLTDTLTRQEQAISDKYTYEKLKKSLEDENEKLQSKICGLEERIKILAKEKAQVDCQLQQKKVGCPFVNLNSSRRKLTSEPCKCTRLQKNKFDFERQKGGGSRDLLWSNNKKSTNMNHQASSYGSCPAEIKNQLHNNETSTKQLENQMGNIESKMQHMKMELANVQRERQQLEQQRKLLNCTAPCAPCPCGTNSNTSLKNDDVLTLQGFDSKDNYSQQELYDLREKYSRLQEDYRNKLCEVSCLRRDAEKLKNETRQAINDKDIVVNQLTDAQNKLKNYEMDKKKYGNKREQGIEQEQALIVAKHRYREAQDELEELKSHMQDQSNQLEDYRNKYLEAQEQVEEQKRVLDLMELDNARMNENVNLEISRIKSQFQDKLSELALLPDLLRQTQIQLQESQRQRALAEHNCEDLSKELSSYKDKYEKINNEFKILQDEYGLLNGDKYTRNNNNDGIEKQSNQLSQDNERLKNELINLENEYENKLEEKIHEIVQLSSILEEVREDSARQVARTKERCEIVRRDLQGQISVLEKELAKLRATAKAAEKERDEIRIKMQSQLNRLTETFGQAQGRVKTLQGQIDYLSTSYNNVFDNNSHQHQHHRQVSPIDAQQNLLALEASNQSPYDSCDCAY; encoded by the exons atgaatgaaactgttgaagaaaagaaaaatcaagaaacaccagaaaatgataataataataatgttgataatgcttcaaataatgatgatgttaaaCCAGCTGAAGAAatagataatgatgataaaccaacaaataatattaatcaacaaataatatcatcatcatcattatcaaaactCGATGAAG caTCAAATTATCACAATGATTCAATTAAAAGTTCAATTCCAATGCATGATACAGCTGTTATGAGTGAAATGAAAGAAGCACATGTAAGATCCAAGATGATTCAAGctgatatgaaaatattaaatgaagaaTTAAATACTTTACGAGAT AAAAGTAATATgacaaatgatgataaagaattaattgaaaaaaaaggtacAGAAGTCATGGAGAGAATGAAAGAATTGGAAGaattaactattaaatttgcatattttttgGGTTTATCTGAtacaaaaattgatgatattgaacGTAATCCATATTCACAACATCATCTTGACCAg gtaaaagaagaatataattttgatgataaaagtgTATTGGAATCACCACTGGAACCAGAACCAGTATATCCAGAAGACAG TTTGCCCAGAGTTATTATTTGTGGTAATATTGAGGATGGTATTCCAAGAATTGTTGTTGCTGATAGTTATCGACGAATTAGtcatcatgataataaaaataaaaataaaaatgtaaataatattattgctgGATTAACGGACACATTGACTAGACAAGAACAGGCCATCTCTGATAAATATAC atatgaaaaattaaaaaaatctctggaagatgaaaatgaaaaattacaaagcaaaATATGTGGTCTTgaagaaagaataaaaattttagctaAAGAAAAAGCTCAAGTAGATTGtcaattacaacaaaaaaaagttggttgtccatttgtaaatttaaattcatcacgTCGTAAATTGACGTCTGAGCCTTGCAAATGTACACGTTTACAAAAAA ataaatttgattttgaaaGACAAAAAGGTGGAGGTTCACGAGATTTACTTTggtctaataataaaaagtcaaCAAATATGAATCATCAGGCTTCATCATATGGTTCTTGTCCTgctgaaattaaaaatcaattacataATAATGAAACTAGTACAAAACAActg gaAAATCAAATGGGAAATATAGAATCAAAGATGCAGCATATGAAAATGGAACTAGCCAATGTTCAACGAGAAAGACAACAATTGGaacaacaaagaaaattattaaattgcacAGCACCATGTGCACCATGTCCTTGTGGTACAAATTCAAATActtcattaaaaaatgatgatgtacTAACATTACAAGGTTTT GACTCAAAAGACAATTATTCTCAACAAGAACTTTATGATCTTCGTGAAAAATATTCTCGTCTTCAAGAAgattatagaaataaattatgtgaAGTATCTTGTCTTCGTCGTGATGctgaaaaacttaaaaatgaaACTCGTCAAGCTATCAATGACAAAGATATTGTTGTTAATCAATTAACAGATgctcaaaataaattaaaaaattatgagatggataaaaaaaaatatggtaacAAAAGAGAACAAGGAATTGAACAAGAGCAAGCATTGATTGTTGCAAAACACAGATACAGAGAGGCTCAAGATGAATTGGAAGAATTAAAATCTCATATGCAAGATCAATCTAATCAATTGGAAGACTATCGTAATAAATATCTCGag GCTCAAGAACAAGTTGAAGAACAAAAAAGAGTATTGGATTTAATGGAATTGGATAATGCTAGAATGAATGAAAATGTCAATCTTGAAATAAGTCGTATAaag agtcaatttcaagataaattgTCAGAACTTGCACTTCTTCCTGATCTTCTTAGACAAACACAAATACAACTTCAAGAAAGTCAAAGACAACGAGCACTGGCTGAACATAATTGTGaagatttatcaaaagaattaTCAAGctataaagataaatatgaaaaaattaataatgaatttaaaatacttcaAGATGAATATGGACTATTAAATGGTGACAAATATActcgtaataataataatgatggtattgaaaaacaaagtaATCAACTATCACAAGATAATGAAagattgaaaaatgaattaattaatctcgagaatgaatatgaaaataaacttgaagaaaaaatacatgaaattgtTCAGCTGAGTTCGATACTTGAAGAAGTGAGAGAAGATTCAGCAAGACAAGTTGCTAGAACAAAAGAAAGATGTGAAATTGTTAGAAGAGATTTGCAAGGACAAATATCTGTATTGGAAAAAGAATTGGCTAAATTAAGAGCCACTGCAAAAGCTGCTGAAAAAGAACGTGATgag atACGAATAAAAATGCAGAGTCAACTTAATCGTCTAACTGAAACATTTGGTCAAGCTCAAGGTCGTGTTAAAACATTGCAAGGACAAATTGATTATCTCAGCACATCGTATAACAATgtgtttgataataattctcatcaacatcaacatcatcgtCAAGTATCTCCAATTGATGcccaacaaaatttattagcaCTTGAAGCTTCTAATCAAAGTCCCTATGATTCATGTGATTGtgcttattaa
- the LOC122856146 gene encoding probable serine/threonine-protein kinase DDB_G0282963 — MAQSEDAEPPTIEENVDKPASKTTSQDIINDDDDDDKKTTTISDNNANDNSQIINTSNDSMIEDETMPSLVSITSFSSGIISSKQENQIDHNDKKNVNCHNDNDDDDDDNNDIEAFTKSTTTTTTEENECVEIVSSDSEVENQQDSENDDDDNMSSGRRNFIAREEDDESDNADNERYYSDEIDSTESIGDDNESDRSDDMDDMDDYGGIDHFDQSSYDGTVGHEKLLKSYTHDDKERAKSLQDLFSPEKLRSNGEKIINYHKKQKIDEKKYTHADVVVDDDDDDVVEEVEEVEDLDNNEEDEHEHDDEDEDDDDEEEDYNDEDDDDDDDDNDNDHDALHHKNSIYNRLMNKNNIELIPINKNNQDREQHVEVATAAAAADDDDDDIIIDDQPFNNDCNNKPHEIQTMSTVTIETSQNFITQSSSHLDFMMANKCNDEFIINNTEIPNVEEIAIEDIAMETTDDPMTTTTQLLNSQMEFKIDNVMSLGSQSIDNNETVVQNNNNNNLSLYEAQIQQLTQQNDNLKKCLNDTNNEYKLQLSNINNKYKIQVDENNKLNDQIKELQKLLSEAEKNISNLNKKTKMIDFTIQTQIDENINKIDKTKIVSNVNEDGGTSIKSVTSTNEQWTNIDCNSPVVSLKAPNVDDLLNNTDDNSFIIGGSSGVAGNGPTINKNKQLSNAFFTSSRILETLANITQGRHDPAKIHLNNSNNINNCSIDSDTATTTTTTTPQHQGQLNSLLVDDSTNARNNNYFNNNKSTSRKRKAESPLTFDNSYSDDNNINNNINNNNDNNCTPSFKIPSLIPDHYRRAFNSSSNADGLGVGGGGGGDCAHNKNDNEKINKNNNNNETGSSEELLIGDGIKCFVYQDDNDDEERSFLIQAEEPLQMNNKNGIVRQCGPFLLKNIEVRMSEVNGTINIWGKEIKTANNTTTTDVDENLINYGYDLDLDHDDYSGDYHHHHHHHNYDNDDDDEEEEEDDEEEALLQQQYDGCSMEFNNDRLWKQTPSKKMTNSFSCSTSKKMMMPPLSRASPTPAKRRRMSRDSFDQQHQQQQQIKLNQQRRREQMTNRFGSMPNLDCNSTSQYNYNIQQQQKFMNIQRAHQKAYGPINANSHKKSNSCSNYDNDGVNVSTKNYLPHGNKVHGSPGHCLHSNKHRENPIESNYLGDNDPLIYSGKSCSIASDIKQRRVRGKKVCGILMDFIKGCGPCKNPSLAGHDNDQQHYKQTEPMAVPNIRITSATGLSNNKHSRNNNNNTETSSSSLSSSQQQQQQQQQQQSSCNNPRTKPINIAEITKQIQAFQDDMEKMRSKSNVFLDIFKDLQGTDAN, encoded by the exons atggctCAGTCAGAAGACGCTGAACCACCGACAATAGAAGAAAATGTCGATAAACCGGCATCAAAAACAACAAGCCAAGatattataaatgatgatgatgatgatgataaaaaaacaacaacaatatctgATAATAATGCAAATGATAATAGTCAAATTATCAACACAAGCAATGACTCTATGATTGAAGATGAAACAATGCCGAGTCTTGTTAGTATTACTAGTTTTTCAAGTggtattatttcatcaaaacaagaaaatcaaattgatcacaatgataaaaaaaatgtcaattgtcataatgataatgatgatgatgacgatgataataatgatattgaagCATT CACCAAAT caacaacaacaacaacaactgaaGAAAATGAGTGTGTTGAAATTGTTTCATCAGATTCAGAAGTAGAAAATCAACAAGATtctgaaaatgatgatgatgataacatGAGTTCTGGTCGACGTAATTTTATTGCTCgtgaagaagatgatgaatcAGATAATGCTGATAATGAAAGATATTATTCTGATGAAATTGATTCTACTGAATCAATTGGTGATGATAATGAGAGTGACAGAAGTGATGATATGGATGATATGGATGATTATGGAGGAATTGATCATTTTGATCAATCATCATATGATGGAACCGTAggacatgaaaaattattaaaatcttaTACACATGATGATAAAGAAAGAGCTAAATCACTTCAAGATCTTTTTAGTCCTGAAAAATTACGATCAAATGGT gaaaaaataataaactatcataaaaaacaaaaaattgatgagaaaaaatatacacatgcagatgttgttgttgatgatgatgatgatgatgttgttgaagAAGTTGAGGAAGTTGAGGATTTAGATAATAATGAAGAAGACGAACACGaacatgatgatgaagatgaagatgatgatgatgaagaagaagattataatgatgaggatgatgacgatgatgatgacgataatGACAATGATCATGATGCTCttcatcataaaaatagtatatataatcgattgatgaataaaaataatattgaattaattccaataaataaaaataatcaagatcgAGAACAACACGTTGAAGTTGctactgctgctgctgctgctgatgatgatgacgatgatattattattgatgatcagccttttaataatgattgtaataataaaccaCATGAAATACAAACAATGTCAACAGTTACCATTGAAACctcacaaaattttataacacaaTCATCATCTCACTTGGATTTTATGATGGCAAATAAATgcaatgatgaatttataataaataatactgaaATTCCTAATGTTGAAGAAATTGCAATAGAAGATATAGCTATGGAAACAACAGATGATCCtatgacaacaacaacacaattattaaattctcaaatggaatttaaaattgataatgtcATGTCACTTGGTTcacaatcaattgataataatgaaactgttgttcaaaataataataataataatttatcattatatgaagctcaaattcaacaattaactcaacaaaatgataatttaaaaaaatgtttaaatgacactaataatgaatataaattacaattatcaaatatcaacaataaatataaaatccaagttgacgaaaataataaattaaatgatcaaaTTAAAGAgctacaaaaattattatcagaggcagaaaaaaatatttcaaatttaaataaaaaaacaaaaatgattgattttacaattcaaactcaaattgatgaaaatataaataaaattgataaaacaaaaatagtgTCAAATGTCAATGAAGATGGTGGTACAAGTATTAAATCAGTAACAAGTACAAATGAACAATGGACAAACATTGATTGTAATAGTCCAGTTGTATCATTAAAAGCTCcaaatgttgatgatttattaaataatactgatgataatagttttattattggtGGTAGTAGTGGTGTTGCTGGTAATGGtccaacaataaataaaaataaacaattatcaaatgcATTTTTTACAAGTTCACGAATACTTGAAACATTGGCAAATATAACACAAGGGCGTCATGATCCAGCTAAAATACATctcaataatagtaataatattaataattgcagTATTGATAGTGatacagcaacaacaacaacaacaacaacaccacaaCATCAAGGTCAGTTGAATAGTCTCTTGGTAGATGATTCTACTAATGctcgtaataataattattttaataataataaatctacCTCAAGAAAACGTAAAGCTGAAAGTCCACTAACATTTGATAATAGTTATAGTGATGATAATAacataaacaacaatattaacaataataatgataataattgtacaCCATCATTTAAAATTCCCTCATTAATACCGGATCATTATAGAAGAGCATTCAATTCATCTTCTAATGCAGATGGTCttggtgttggtggtggtggcggtGGTGATTGTgctcataataaaaatgataatgaaaaaataaataaaaataataataataatgaaacaggATCATCTGAAGAACTACTCATTGGTGATGGTATCAAGTGTTTTGTTTAtcaagatgataatgatgatgaagaacgtagttttttaattcaagcTGAGGAGCCAttacaaatgaataataaaaatggtatTGTACGTCAATGTGgtccatttttattaaaaaatattgaagtaAGAATGTCAGAGGTCAATGGTACTATTAATATTTGGGGCAAagag attaaAACAGCCAATAATACTACTACAACTGATGTTGAtgaaaacttgataaattatggTTATGATCTTGATCTTGATCATGATGATTACAGTGgtgattatcatcatcatcatcatcatcataactatgataatgatgatgacgatgaagaggaagaagaagatgatgaagaagaagcaTTACTACAACAACAATATGATGGTTGCTCTAtggaatttaataatgatagatTATGGAAACAGacaccatcaaaaaaaatgacaaattcattttcatgTTCAACtagtaaaaaaatgatgatgccACCATTGTCAAGAGCAAGTCCAACACCTGCAAAAAGACGTAGAATGTCTAGAGATTCATTtgatcaacaacatcaacaacaacagcaaataaaattaaatcaacaacgTCGTCGTGAACAAATGACAAATCGTTTTGGTAGTATGCCAAATTTAGATTGTAATTCAACAAGTcaatataattacaatatccaacaacaacaaaaatttatgaatattcaACGTGCTCATCAAAAAGCATATGGACCAATTAATGCTAATTcacataaaaaatcaaatagttgttcaaattatgataatgatgGCGTCAATGtttctacaaaaaattatttgcctCATGGTAATAAAGTGCATGGATCACCTGGTCATTGTTTACACTCAAATAAACATCGTGAAAATCCAATTGAATCAAATTATCTTGGTGATAATGACCCATTGATTTATTCTGGAAAGTCTTGTTCTATTGCTTCAGACATAAAACAACGTCGTGTTCGTGGAAAAAAAGTTTGTGGTATATTAATGGATTTTATAAAAGGTTGTGGACCATGTAAAAATCCTTCTTTAGCTGGTCATGATAATGATCAACAACATTATAAACAAACTGAGCCAATGGCTGTACCAAACATTCGTATAACTTCTGCAACTGGATTGTCCAACAATAAACATtccagaaataataataataatactgaaaCAAGTTCTTCCTCTTTATCATCatctcaacaacaacaacagcaacaacaacaacaacaatc ctCGTGCAACAATCCACGTACAAAACCCATAAATATTGctgaaataacaaaacaaatacaaGCATTTCAAGATGATATGGAAAAAATGAGATCAAAATCAAATGTTTTTCTTGATATCTTTAAAGATCTGCAAGGCACAGatgcaaattaa
- the LOC122856586 gene encoding N-acetylgalactosaminyltransferase 7: MRIVQLKRSRMISILIGLAVTVLILHALYSFTFDDHVKNVKNYWSKRVSSKQMTKFVHDLGNFEPKNIEIKQGPGEQGKAHVLRDDQQNDVQQSESDYGMNMVCSDEISLDRTIPDMRNKECKHWNYPTSLPKTSVIIVFHNEGWSVLMRTVHSVINRTPDEFLQEILLVDDFSDKENLKSELDNYIEKWNGKVRIIRNNKRQGLIRTRSHGARKAHGEVIVFLDAHCEVGINWLPPLLAPISLNNNVMTVPVIDGIDHKTFEYRPVYQEGHLYRGIFEWGMLYKENELPLREAKTREYQSMPYKSPTHAGGLFAINRQYFLSLGGYDEGLLVWGGENFELSFKIWQCGGTILWVPCSHVGHVYRGFMPYSFGDLAKENKGPLITINYKRVIETWFDDKHKEFFYTREPLARLLDHGDISQQLLFKKNNKCQNFQWFMDNVAYDVIDKFPELPPNIHWGELRSVATSNCLDTMGHSPPSLMATSHCHGFGNNQLIRLNAKGQLAIGERCVEADSQGIKLAFCRLGTVDGPWQYDEKNRTLIHRVHKKCMALHPQTHQLSLMPCDVNNIYQQWSFHQIRPRWT, translated from the exons atgagaattGTACAGTTAAAAAGGAGCCGGATGATAAGCATCTTAATTGGATTGGCTGTAACAGTATTGATACTTCATgctttatattcatttaccTTTGATGATCatgttaaaaatgttaaaaattattggtcTAAAAGAGTTTCAAGTAAACAG aTGACAAAATTTGTTCATGATTTGGGTAATTTTGagccaaaaaatattgaaataaaacaagGTCCAGGTGAACAGGGTAAAGCTCATGTACTTCGTGATGATCAACAAAATGATGTACAACAATCAGAATCAGATTATGGTATGAATATGGTATGTTCAGATGAAATATCATTAGACAGAACAATACCAGATATGAGAAATAAAGAATGTAAACATTGGAATTATCCAACAAGTCTTCCAAAAACATCAgttattattgtatttcatAATGAAGGATGGTCAGTATTAATGAGAACAGTACACAGTGTTATTAATCGTACACCAGATGAATTTTTACAAGAAATTTTGCTAGTTGATGATTTTTcagataaagaaaatttaaaatctgaattagataattatattgaaaaatggaATGGTAAAGTACGtattattagaaataataaacgtCAAGGTTTAATAAGAACAAGATCACATGGTGCTAGAAAAGCACATGGTGAAGTTATTGTATTTCTTGATGCACATTGTGAAGTTGGTATTAATTGGTTACCACCTTTACTTGCTccaatatcattaaataataatgtcatgaCTGTACCAGTTATTGATGGTATTGATCATAAAACATTTGAATATCGTCCAGTTTATCAAGAGGGACATCTTTATCGTGGTATATTTGAATGGGGAATGTTATACAAAGAAAATGAATTACCATTACGTGAAGCTAAAACACGTGAATATCAAAGTATGCCATATAAATCACCAACTCATGCTGGTGGtttatttgcaataaatagacaatattttttatcactggGTGGTTATGATGAGGGTCTATTAGTATGGGGTggtgaaaattttgaattgtcatttaaaatatgGCAATGTGGTGGTACAATATTGTGGGTACCATGTTCACATGTTGGTCATGTTTATCGTGGTTTTATGCCATATTCATTTGGTGATTTAGCTAAAGAAAATAAGGGACCacttattacaattaattataaacgtgTTATTGAAACTTGGTTTGATGATAAacataaagaatttttttatacacgtgAACCACTTGCTCGTCTACTTGATCATGGTGATATTAGTcaacaattgttatttaaaaaaaataataaatgtcaaaattttcaatggtTTATGGATAATGTTGCATATgatgttattgataaatttcctGAATTACCACCAAATATACACTGGGGTGAATTGAGAAGTGTTGCAACATCAAATTGTCTTGATACAATGGGACATTCACCACCAAGTCTCATGGCAACATCTCATTGTCATGGTTTTggtaataatcaattaattagaTTAAATGCTAAAGGACAATTGGCTATTGGTGAACGTTGTGTTGAAGCTGATAGTCAAGGTATTAAACTAGCATTTTGTCGTCTTGGTACAGTTGATGGACCCTGgcaatatgatgaaaaaaatagaacacTTATACATCGTGTACATAAAAAATGTATGGCACTTCATCCACAAACTCATCAATTATCATTGATGCCAtgtgatgttaataatatttatcaacaatggTCATTTCATCAAATACGTCCACGATGGACATGA